A stretch of Procambarus clarkii isolate CNS0578487 chromosome 80, FALCON_Pclarkii_2.0, whole genome shotgun sequence DNA encodes these proteins:
- the LOC138357884 gene encoding nascent polypeptide-associated complex subunit alpha, muscle-specific form-like yields the protein MCFSEQPQGPSLYGLQPQGPSLYDFQPQGPSLYDFQPQGPSLHGLQPQGPSLYDFQPQGPSLNDLQPQGPSLYGLQPQGPSLYGLQPQGPSLNGLQPQGPSLYGLQPQGPSLYGLQPQGPSLYGLQPQGPSLYGLQSQGPSLYGLQPQGPSLYGLQPQGPSLYGLQPQGPSLYGLQPQGPSLYGLQPQGPSLYGLQPQGPSLYGLQPQGPSLYDFQPQGPSLHGLQPQGPSLYGLEPQGPSLHGLQPQGPSLYGLQPQGPSLYGLEPQGPSLHGLQPQGPSLYGLQPQGPSLQGLQLCLSYFDNGKVYACKFGLSCTCPVISRRYGKHRTHDQPHRASASPRTSLTAPQPHRAPASPRLNLTAPQPHRASASPRPSLTAPQPHRASASPRPSLTAPQPHRAPASPRLSLTAPKPHRASASPRLSLTAPQPHRAPASPRLSLTAPKPHRAPASPRLSLTSPKPHRAPASPLTAPQPHRASASPRLSLTAPQPHRASASPRLSLTAPQPHRASASPRLSLTAPQPHRAPASPRLSLTAPQPHRASASPRLSLTAPKPHRAPASPRLSLTAPKPHRAQPHRASASPRLSLTAPQPHRASASPRPSLTAPQPHRASASPRLSLTTSQPHHASASPRLSLTAPQPHRASASPRLSLTAPQPHRASASPRPSLTAPQPHRASASPRLSLTVPQPHRASASPRPSLTAPQPHRASASPRPSLTAPKPHRASASPRLSLTTPKPHRAPASPRLSLTAPQPHRASASPRPSLTAPKPHRASASPRLSLTAPKPHRASASPRQSLTAPQPHRASASPRPSLTAPQPQPHRASASPRLSLTAPQPHRAPASPRLSLSLTAPQPHRASASPRLSLTTPQPHRASASPRLSLTTPQPHRAKASPRLSLTAPQPHRASASASPRLSLTAPQPHRAQASPRLSLTAPQPHRASASPRLSLTAPQPHHASASPRLSLTTPQPHHASASPRLSLTAPQPHPHHASASPRLSLTTP from the exons ATGTGCTTCAGTGAGCAACCCCAGGGTCCCAGCTTATATGGTCTACAACCCCAGGGTCCCAGCTTATATGACTTCCAACCCCAGGGTCCCAGTTTATATGACTTCCAACCCCAGGGTCCCAGCTTACATGGTCTTCAACCCCAGGGTCCCAGCTTATATGACTTCCAACCCCAGGGTCCCAGCTTAAATGACCTACAACCCCAGGGTCCCAGCTTATATGGTCTACAACCCCAGGGTCCTAGCTTATATGGTCTACAACCCCAGGGTCCCAGCTTAAATGGCCTACAACCCCAGGGTCCCAGCTTATATGGCCTACAACCCCAGGGTCCTAGCTTATATGGTCTACAACCCCAGGGTCCCAGCTTATATGGCCTACAACCCCAGGGTCCCAGCTTATATGGCCTACAATCCCAGGGTCCTAGCTTATATGGTCTACAACCCCAGGGTCCCAGCTTATATGGTCTACAACCCCAAGGTCCCAGCTTATATGGTCTACAACCCCAGGGTCCCAGCTTATATGGTCTACAACCCCAGGGTCCCAGCTTATATGGTCTACAACCCCAGGGTCCCAGCTTATATGGTCTACAACCCCAGGGTCCCAGCTTATATGGTCTACAACCCCAGGGTCCCAGCTTATATGACTTCCAACCCCAGGGTCCCAGCTTACATGGTCTTCAACCCCAGGGTCCCAGCTTATATGGTCTTGAACCCCAGGGTCCCAGCTTACATGGTCTACAACCCCAGGGTCCCAGCTTATATGGTCTACAACCCCAGGGTCCCAGCTTATATGGTCTTGAACCCCAGGGTCCCAGCTTACATGGCCTACAACCCCAGGGTCCCAGCTTATATGGTCTACAACCCCAGGGTCCCAGCTTACAAGGCCTACAATTGTGTCTTTCTTACTTTGACAA tggcaaggtatatgcctgcaagttcggtttgagttgtacttgcccagtcattagtAGGAGGTATGGGAAACACCGCACACACGACCAGCCTCACCGCGCCTCAGCCTCACCACGCACCAGCCTCACCGCGCCTCAGCCTCACCGCGCCCCAGCCTCACCGCGCCTCAACCTCACCGCGCCTCAGCCTCACCGCGCCTCAGCCTCACCGCGCCCCAGCCTCACCGCGCCTCAGCCTCACCGCGCCTCAGCCTCACCGCGCCCCAGCCTCACCGCGCCTCAGCCTCACCGCGCCCCAGCCTCACCGCGCCTCAGCCTCACCGCGCCAAAGCCTCACCGCGCCTCAGCCTCACCACGCCTCAGCCTCACCGCGCCTCAGCCTCACCGCGCCCCAGCCTCACCGCGCCTCAGCCTCACCGCGCCTAAGCCTCACCGCGCCCCAGCCTCACCGCGCCTCAGCCTCACCTCGCCTAAGCCTCACCGCGCCCCAGCCTCACC CCTCACCGCGCCTCAGCCTCACCGCGCCTCAGCCTCACCGCGCCTCAGCCTCACCGCGCCCCAGCCTCACCGCGCCTCAGCCTCACCGCGCCTAAGCCTCACCGCGCCTCAGCCTCACCGCGCCTCAGCCTCACCGCGCCTCAGCCTCACCGCGCCTCAGCCTCACCGCGCCCCAGCCTCACCGCGCCTCAGCCTCACCGCGCCCCAGCCTCACCGCGCCTCAGCCTCACCGCGCCTCAGCCTCACCGCGCCTAAGCCTCACCGCGCCCCAGCCTCACCGCGCCTCAGCCTCACCGCGCCTAAGCCTCACCGCGCCCAGCCTCACCGCGCCTCAGCCTCACCGCGCCTCAGCCTCACCGCGCCTCAGCCTCACCGCGCCTCAGCCTCACCACGCCCAAGCCTCACCGCGCCCCAGCCTCACCGCGCCTCAGCCTCACCGCGCCTCAGCCTCACCACGTCCCAGCCTCACCACGCCTCAGCCTCACCGCGCCTCAGCCTCACCGCGCCTCAGCCTCACCGCGCCTCAGCCTCACCGCGCCTCAGCCTCACCGCGCCTCAGCCTCACCGCGCCTCAGCCTCACCGCGCCCCAGCCTCACCGCGCCCCAGCCTCACCGCGCCTCAGCCTCACCGCGCCTCAGCCTCACCGTGCCTCAGCCTCACCGCGCCTCAGCCTCACCGCGCCCCAGCCTCACCGCGCCTCAGCCTCACCGCGCCTCAGCCTCACCGCGCCCCAGCCTCACCGCGCCTAAGCCTCACCGCGCCTCAGCCTCACCGCGCCTCAGCCTCACCACGCCCAAGCCTCACCGCGCCCCAGCCTCACCGCGCCTCAGCCTCACCGCGCCTCAGCCTCACCGCGCCTCAGCCTCACCGCGCCCAAGCCTCACCGCGCCTAAGCCTCACCGCGCCTCAGCCTCACCGCGCCTCAGCCTCACCGCGCCTAAGCCTCACCGCGCCTCAGCCTCACCGCGCCAAAGCCTCACCGCGCCCCAGCCTCACCGCGCCTCAGCCTCACCGCGCCCCAGCCTCACCGCGCCTCAGCCTCAGCCTCACCGCGCCTCAGCCTCACCGCGCCTCAGCCTCACCGCGCCTCAGCCTCACCGCGCCCCAGCCTCACCGCGCCTCAGCCTCAGCCTCACCGCGCCTCAGCCTCACCGCGCCTCAGCCTCACCGCGCCTCAGCCTCACCACGCCTCAGCCTCACCGCGCCTCAGCCTCACCGCGCCTCAGCCTCACCACGCCTCAGCCTCACCGCGCCAAAGCCTCACCGCGCCTCAGCCTCACCGCGCCCCAGCCTCACCGCGCCTCAGCCTCAGCCTCACCGCGCCTCAGCCTCACCGCGCCTCAGCCTCACCGCGCCCAAGCCTCACCGCGCCTAAGCCTCACCGCGCCTCAGCCTCACCGCGCCTCAGCCTCACCGCGCCTCAGCCTCACCGCGCCTCAGCCTCACCACGCCTCAGCCTCACCGCGCCTCAGCCTCACCACGCCTCAGCCTCACCACGCCTCAGCCTCACCACGCCTCAGCCTCACCGCGCCTCAGCCTCACCCTCACCACGCCTCAGCCTCACCACGCCTTAGCCTTACCACGCCTTAG